Genomic segment of Chrysiogenes arsenatis DSM 11915:
GGACAGAGGTCGCACTGAATGCTCCCGTCCGCCACCGCATGCCACCAACGTGCTGGAGCATGATCTATTGTTCTTTCCATTTTTGCACCCCGTAGCGGTAGAGCTTCACTTCGGGCGACCAAAAATGAGGCGGAAACCCCGCTTTTTGTTTCAGATGACTCAGGAAAAGCTCTGGTGTCGCGAGGCTTTCCCAAACCTGTGGCAAAAAGGTGCTGCGCCGATTGCGGCAGGTGAAAATTACCCCATCAACGTGTGGTCGCAGTTGCCTAAGCGCGTCCGCTTCATCTTGAACAGGGAAAGGCTCGGCGGGAGTTAAGAGCGATACTTCAACGCGCACTTCGGCAAATTCCTGCTCGGTCAAAGGCTCAAAACGCGGATCGCTGAAGGCCGCCGCGCGAGCATTTTCGCGCACATCGTCGCCAAGCAAGCGCCACGCTTCGAGCGAACCAATGCACCCACGCAGTTCACCGGCCATTGTCAGTGTGACAAAGGTTGCTCCCGGCTCATGGAGGGCGGGATGATCATCTTCGTCCAGGCACGATTGACCCAGCGCGGCGGCGATGGCGTTGCGCGCACGAGTCAGCAAAACGGCTCCTAAGGCTTCAGTGTTTTCACGCATGTTCGGCCTCCGTAAATGCGATGCTGGCATATCCCACGACGCGTGTGCGGTCGCCAGCGGTATCCCCAGAATTGCGCAGATCGAGCAGGTGCGGCGTCAGTTTCCGTTGGCGCGCGACCTCTAGTAAGCCGTTAATCGGCAGTGCCCCACACGCCTGTTGGTAATCGGTCAGCGGAATCAGCCGCAAAATATCGTTCACCGAAGCGCTATCAATATTTTGCGCGGCGGTATACGGCATGAAAT
This window contains:
- the amrA gene encoding AmmeMemoRadiSam system protein A — encoded protein: MRENTEALGAVLLTRARNAIAAALGQSCLDEDDHPALHEPGATFVTLTMAGELRGCIGSLEAWRLLGDDVRENARAAAFSDPRFEPLTEQEFAEVRVEVSLLTPAEPFPVQDEADALRQLRPHVDGVIFTCRNRRSTFLPQVWESLATPELFLSHLKQKAGFPPHFWSPEVKLYRYGVQKWKEQ